A genomic region of Nostoc sp. UHCC 0702 contains the following coding sequences:
- the pgeF gene encoding peptidoglycan editing factor PgeF: MHTWHWHNWQGLPYLTCSLLEDWHHGFFTQQFWPRSPQELTTVLQPEASAYRLKQVHGNTVLTPEEITSMLSAGENDGDKEGDSALVSADGLMSEQSLQAVWVASADCTPVLIGDVKTGLVAALHAGWRGTAAKIVPQAIARLQARGSKLDDLRIALGPAIAGEVYQVSVEVAAEIGASIIPHEESHKIVDALHELPNSPLLKDPNEGKVRLDVRRVNILQLESLGISGEQIAIAPYCTYQTPEHFFSYRRLQEKKVQWSGIVSKKR, translated from the coding sequence ATGCACACTTGGCACTGGCACAATTGGCAAGGACTACCCTATCTGACTTGTAGTCTTTTAGAAGATTGGCATCACGGCTTTTTTACTCAGCAGTTTTGGCCGCGATCGCCCCAAGAATTAACAACAGTGCTGCAACCAGAAGCATCAGCTTATCGCTTAAAGCAGGTTCATGGCAATACTGTTCTCACCCCAGAAGAAATTACCAGCATGTTAAGTGCAGGCGAGAATGATGGGGACAAAGAAGGTGATTCTGCCTTGGTATCAGCAGATGGTTTAATGAGCGAACAGTCTCTACAAGCGGTGTGGGTAGCGAGTGCAGATTGCACACCGGTGCTAATTGGCGATGTGAAAACAGGACTTGTGGCTGCATTGCACGCGGGTTGGCGGGGTACAGCGGCAAAGATTGTCCCCCAAGCGATCGCCCGACTTCAAGCTAGAGGTAGCAAACTCGATGATTTGAGAATTGCCTTAGGCCCAGCGATCGCTGGTGAAGTTTACCAAGTCTCTGTAGAAGTGGCTGCGGAAATTGGAGCTAGCATTATACCACATGAAGAGTCACATAAGATTGTGGATGCATTACACGAGCTACCAAATTCACCGTTACTTAAAGACCCTAACGAGGGTAAAGTCAGGCTAGATGTGCGGCGGGTGAATATTTTACAGCTAGAAAGTTTGGGAATTAGTGGCGAACAAATAGCGATCGCTCCTTATTGTACCTACCAAACTCCAGAACATTTCTTTTCTTACCGTCGCCTACAAGAGAAAAAGGTACAGTGGTCGGGAATTGTTAGCAAGAAAAGATGA
- a CDS encoding biotin--[acetyl-CoA-carboxylase] ligase, translated as MGINQQILQAFLKAGRESGDLPFSLHIFETVTSTNQVLWDLLKQGAPSGTVVIATQQTVGRGQWGRQWISHTGGLYLSVAIAPKLEANVGYQLTLATAWGIAAQLRQCGVKVGIKWPNDLVLDHRKLGGILTETKVNNKQITQAVIGVGINWANPVPQTGINLELWQASQATKPISSLEMLTSKVLLGIQSGMQCLCSEGISILLSRYLDLLRNMGDKVYINNQPAIVVGVTPQGNLRLRMEADNTDELIKPELSVEPGTISLGYVAALNDL; from the coding sequence GTGGGAATTAATCAGCAAATATTACAAGCTTTCCTCAAAGCCGGGCGTGAATCTGGTGATTTACCATTTAGTTTACATATTTTTGAAACTGTCACCTCAACAAACCAAGTTCTCTGGGACTTGCTGAAACAGGGTGCCCCAAGTGGTACTGTAGTCATTGCCACACAACAGACTGTCGGTAGAGGACAATGGGGTCGCCAGTGGATTTCTCATACCGGGGGATTATATCTTTCAGTAGCGATCGCTCCTAAACTAGAAGCTAATGTCGGCTACCAGCTAACTTTAGCTACTGCTTGGGGAATAGCTGCACAACTGCGCCAGTGCGGTGTCAAAGTCGGGATTAAATGGCCCAACGATTTAGTTTTAGATCATCGCAAATTAGGCGGTATCTTAACAGAAACTAAAGTCAACAACAAACAAATTACCCAAGCAGTCATTGGCGTTGGCATTAACTGGGCAAACCCAGTACCACAAACCGGCATCAATTTGGAATTATGGCAAGCCTCCCAAGCTACCAAACCAATCTCAAGTCTTGAAATGCTAACCTCCAAAGTTTTACTGGGAATACAATCCGGTATGCAATGCCTTTGTTCTGAAGGAATAAGCATACTCTTATCTCGCTATTTAGATTTACTGAGAAACATGGGTGATAAGGTATACATCAATAATCAGCCAGCCATTGTTGTTGGAGTCACACCCCAAGGAAATCTCCGCTTGAGAATGGAAGCAGATAATACAGATGAACTGATAAAACCAGAACTTTCTGTTGAACCAGGTACAATCAGTTTGGGATATGTAGCCGCCTTAAATGATTTGTGA
- a CDS encoding peptidoglycan DD-metalloendopeptidase family protein, with amino-acid sequence MTQRNNSAHNRLHNSRQQGLMTRRFSYKNLLRIYVSTLPAQSFCALSSVSFLSSGIVFAQTSTQIDNIVPTIENSQPTTAAKTANIVKKDTPASTSVQPQPNFSQRRAILKKKLRTSEVSKTTAPVNSQQSSAKEPVLRVRKSENRAETSRVTPVRVRQEKPQQEVSQPAASLRQEKPQQEVSQPAASLRQEKPKIEVAKPTAPRSIPEKVPEVAQPSNNSNRTESATTEKTKDYNNAYIDPTNYNNDTAATYQAPNSVVLTERSSGCRTILPSGNVSGGLCGTTPSRNQRLADTNSKPAPNWLKKSQNAQLPTVPPVRQIASTRNNSGWQATKSVPVADSKSVYRPNRFIPQPNDFATTTVSASPITPSAGTLAPPMAEGNVAPRPSTVSYDFALASVLPQIPFTGAVAYGGGSGMIYPLSIPSPITSLFGWRVHPISGDRRFHAGTDLGAPTGTPVLAAAKGQVETANWMGGYGLAVTINHTSAQQTLYGHMSEIFVQPGQWVEPGTVIGRVGSTGNSTGPHLHFEVRHLTQDGWVAVDPGVQLQTALGQLIHSTQTAQVSRQPGS; translated from the coding sequence ATGACGCAGCGCAATAATTCTGCCCACAACCGTTTACACAACTCAAGGCAGCAAGGTCTGATGACAAGACGCTTCTCTTACAAAAACCTACTCCGCATTTATGTATCTACCTTACCAGCACAAAGCTTTTGTGCCTTAAGTAGCGTCAGCTTCCTCAGTAGCGGCATAGTGTTTGCTCAAACGTCAACACAAATAGATAACATCGTCCCCACTATTGAAAATTCCCAGCCAACAACGGCGGCAAAAACTGCAAATATAGTAAAAAAAGATACTCCTGCGTCAACATCAGTTCAACCACAGCCGAATTTTTCGCAACGGCGAGCCATTCTGAAAAAGAAATTACGTACTTCAGAAGTTTCCAAAACCACAGCGCCAGTCAATAGTCAACAATCATCAGCCAAAGAACCTGTACTGCGTGTGAGAAAGTCCGAAAATCGGGCAGAAACTTCGCGGGTGACTCCTGTGCGCGTCAGACAAGAAAAACCCCAACAGGAAGTTTCTCAACCAGCAGCAAGTCTCAGACAAGAAAAACCCCAACAGGAAGTTTCTCAACCAGCCGCCAGTCTTAGACAAGAAAAACCCAAAATCGAGGTAGCCAAACCTACTGCTCCTCGCTCTATACCTGAGAAAGTTCCTGAAGTTGCCCAGCCATCAAACAACTCGAACCGCACAGAGAGTGCGACGACCGAGAAAACCAAGGATTACAATAACGCCTATATTGACCCCACCAATTACAACAATGATACTGCGGCTACTTATCAAGCACCTAACTCAGTGGTGCTGACAGAACGTTCTAGTGGTTGTCGAACCATTTTGCCGTCAGGCAATGTATCAGGCGGTCTTTGTGGCACAACACCCTCACGCAACCAGCGTTTAGCAGATACTAATAGCAAACCAGCACCAAACTGGCTCAAAAAAAGCCAAAATGCTCAATTACCCACTGTACCACCAGTGCGGCAGATCGCCTCTACTCGCAACAACAGTGGATGGCAAGCTACTAAGAGTGTTCCTGTTGCTGACAGCAAAAGTGTGTATCGCCCGAATCGGTTTATCCCTCAGCCCAACGATTTTGCCACCACAACAGTCAGCGCATCTCCTATAACACCGAGTGCTGGTACTTTAGCGCCACCAATGGCAGAAGGTAACGTAGCACCCCGTCCCAGTACCGTGTCTTACGATTTCGCGCTGGCATCAGTATTGCCACAAATCCCCTTCACTGGTGCAGTTGCCTATGGTGGCGGTAGCGGCATGATTTATCCGCTTTCCATACCGTCTCCCATTACTTCTTTATTTGGCTGGCGAGTTCATCCGATTTCAGGCGATCGCCGCTTCCACGCGGGCACAGATTTGGGTGCGCCCACGGGTACACCAGTTTTAGCAGCTGCCAAGGGTCAGGTGGAAACAGCTAATTGGATGGGTGGCTATGGTTTAGCTGTCACCATCAACCACACTTCCGCTCAACAAACCCTCTACGGTCACATGTCAGAAATCTTTGTTCAACCCGGTCAGTGGGTAGAACCAGGAACCGTGATTGGGCGAGTTGGCAGCACCGGCAACTCCACAGGGCCGCACCTGCACTTTGAAGTTCGCCACCTCACACAAGACGGTTGGGTTGCTGTTGACCCAGGCGTGCAATTACAAACAGCCCTTGGTCAGTTGATACATAGTACACAAACAGCCCAAGTCAGCCGGCAACCAGGCAGTTAA
- a CDS encoding riboflavin synthase: MFTGLIQALGTMKPLGGDSWQITCVSESSVVIMQDLAYGDSVAVDGVCLTVEEILKDGFIATASPETLRRTTLGSEQTQQRYVNLEASLRVGSKLGGHFVMGHVDGIGRLLKAEQTATSWEMTFTASEAIARYIVPKGSIAVNGISLTVAAYEPELSQFTVAVIPLTYADTNLRYLVSGSWVNLEGDILGKYVEKFLYPGTSKSKVADETTLDNITPAFLAEHGYL, translated from the coding sequence GTGTTTACAGGATTAATCCAAGCTTTAGGAACGATGAAACCCCTAGGGGGTGATTCTTGGCAAATTACTTGTGTAAGTGAGTCCTCTGTTGTTATTATGCAGGATCTAGCTTACGGTGACAGCGTGGCTGTAGATGGGGTTTGTCTGACAGTGGAAGAAATTTTAAAAGATGGATTTATCGCCACTGCTTCACCGGAAACTCTACGCCGCACAACTTTAGGATCTGAGCAAACTCAACAGAGATATGTCAATTTAGAAGCCTCGCTGCGAGTGGGCAGCAAACTGGGGGGTCATTTTGTCATGGGTCATGTAGACGGCATTGGTCGATTACTAAAAGCAGAACAAACGGCTACTTCCTGGGAAATGACCTTTACTGCATCCGAAGCGATCGCGCGGTACATTGTCCCCAAAGGTAGTATAGCTGTAAATGGCATTAGCCTGACAGTAGCAGCCTACGAGCCAGAATTATCTCAATTCACTGTAGCGGTAATTCCCCTCACCTATGCCGACACAAATCTCCGCTATCTTGTCTCTGGTAGTTGGGTGAATTTAGAAGGTGATATTCTCGGCAAATACGTGGAAAAATTCCTTTATCCTGGCACAAGCAAATCCAAAGTTGCCGATGAAACCACTTTAGATAACATTACACCCGCATTCTTAGCCGAACACGGGTATTTGTAA
- a CDS encoding bifunctional nuclease family protein, producing MIEMKVAGIALDAITRSPIVLLKDASDRRALPIYIGQEQARAIMSALENQKPPRPLTHDLIVNILETWNMALERVIIHSLQKDTFYAALIVQQGEVKKEIDARPSDAIAIALRTNTPIWVMEEVVADASIPVDRDADEAEQQAFREFISNLRPEDLIKRFGNGDS from the coding sequence ATGATTGAAATGAAAGTCGCTGGCATAGCATTAGATGCCATAACCCGCAGCCCGATCGTACTTTTAAAAGATGCCTCAGATCGACGTGCTTTACCAATTTATATTGGTCAGGAACAAGCTAGGGCAATTATGAGTGCGCTGGAGAATCAAAAGCCTCCCAGACCTTTAACTCACGATTTGATTGTGAATATTTTAGAGACATGGAACATGGCTCTAGAGCGAGTGATTATTCATTCGTTACAAAAGGATACATTTTATGCAGCTTTGATTGTCCAGCAAGGCGAGGTGAAAAAGGAAATTGATGCGCGTCCTAGCGATGCGATCGCGATCGCCCTCCGTACTAATACACCCATTTGGGTCATGGAAGAAGTTGTTGCCGATGCTTCAATTCCCGTCGATCGTGACGCTGATGAAGCTGAACAGCAAGCTTTCCGTGAATTTATCTCTAATCTCCGTCCCGAAGATTTAATCAAACGCTTCGGTAATGGTGACAGCTAG
- a CDS encoding aldo/keto reductase, giving the protein MQYRRFGKTNLRLSVFSLGTMRYLADAENAQGAIALALSLGINHIETARGYGKSEEYLGKAIKAGLSVKRNKLYFTTKIPPTAEADSMRRYIDESLERLNLDYLDCLGIHGLNTWEHLEWVKAKNGCMSAVQSAVADGRVRHVGFSTHGPLEVILAAINTDFFEFVNLHYYYFFQRNAPAIQLAANKDMGVFIISPADKGGRLYTPPQTLKDLCQPFSPLELNYRFLLSDKRITTLSVGPANADELVEPLRVADCDGELTSAEISALERLEKQQKIALATDKCSQCYACLPCPENINIPEVLRLRNLAVAYEMTDYGKYRYGMFENAGHWFPGMKANRCTECGDCLPRCPENLDIPALLADTHERLNGKAGRRLWG; this is encoded by the coding sequence ATGCAATACCGACGCTTTGGGAAAACGAATTTACGCCTCTCAGTTTTTTCTTTGGGAACAATGCGCTACCTGGCTGATGCCGAAAATGCTCAGGGTGCGATCGCGCTAGCCCTATCCCTGGGAATTAATCACATCGAAACGGCCAGAGGTTACGGCAAAAGTGAGGAATATCTTGGTAAGGCTATCAAAGCCGGCTTGTCAGTAAAGCGAAACAAGCTTTACTTCACTACCAAAATCCCACCCACAGCCGAAGCTGACAGTATGCGTCGGTACATCGATGAATCCCTAGAACGATTAAATCTCGATTATCTCGATTGTCTAGGAATTCACGGCTTAAACACTTGGGAGCATCTAGAGTGGGTGAAAGCCAAAAATGGCTGCATGTCAGCAGTGCAATCAGCCGTTGCTGATGGTCGAGTGCGCCACGTTGGTTTTTCCACCCACGGCCCATTAGAAGTAATTCTGGCAGCAATCAATACAGATTTTTTTGAATTTGTCAATCTGCATTATTACTATTTCTTTCAACGGAACGCCCCAGCGATTCAGCTAGCCGCAAACAAAGATATGGGCGTTTTTATTATTTCCCCTGCTGACAAGGGAGGACGCCTCTATACACCGCCCCAAACTTTAAAAGATTTGTGTCAGCCGTTTTCACCTTTAGAATTAAATTATCGCTTTTTGTTGAGTGACAAGCGCATTACTACCTTGAGTGTGGGGCCAGCAAACGCAGATGAATTAGTTGAACCTTTGCGGGTTGCTGATTGTGATGGCGAGTTAACATCAGCAGAAATTTCTGCTTTGGAGCGGTTAGAAAAGCAGCAAAAAATTGCTTTAGCAACTGATAAATGCAGTCAGTGTTATGCTTGTTTACCTTGTCCAGAAAATATCAATATTCCAGAGGTTTTACGGTTACGAAATCTCGCTGTGGCATACGAAATGACCGACTATGGTAAATATCGTTATGGCATGTTTGAAAATGCTGGTCATTGGTTTCCTGGAATGAAAGCTAATCGCTGTACAGAATGCGGTGATTGTTTACCTCGTTGTCCCGAAAACTTAGATATTCCAGCTTTGTTGGCAGATACTCATGAGAGATTAAACGGCAAAGCTGGAAGGAGATTGTGGGGATAA
- a CDS encoding Uma2 family endonuclease, giving the protein MQITKKQYYTPEEYLQLEETAEHKSEYIDGQIIPMPGGTVNHNRISVNLSSALNFAFRQQNYEVFAVDLRLWIPEKRIYTYPDVMIVAGEPEFLNNRRDIITNPQVIIEVLLKSTKGYDREDKFEAYRTISTFQEYLLIDQTRIHVEQFSKIGKKQWTLREYDEEDQAIALATVPFEISLQDLYNKVNFQLVES; this is encoded by the coding sequence ATGCAAATAACAAAAAAGCAATACTACACGCCAGAGGAATATTTACAGCTAGAAGAAACTGCTGAACACAAAAGCGAATATATTGACGGACAAATAATTCCAATGCCAGGTGGAACAGTAAATCATAACCGAATTTCAGTCAATCTAAGTTCTGCGTTAAATTTTGCCTTCAGACAACAGAATTACGAAGTTTTTGCAGTTGATTTGCGTTTATGGATACCCGAAAAGCGGATCTATACTTATCCTGATGTCATGATTGTGGCAGGTGAACCGGAATTTTTAAACAATCGTAGAGATATCATTACAAATCCCCAAGTTATTATTGAGGTTTTATTGAAATCTACAAAAGGTTATGACCGCGAGGATAAATTTGAGGCTTACCGGACAATTTCTACCTTCCAAGAATATCTGTTAATTGACCAAACTAGGATTCATGTAGAGCAATTTTCTAAAATAGGTAAGAAGCAATGGACGCTTCGTGAATATGATGAAGAAGATCAAGCGATCGCTCTTGCAACTGTACCCTTTGAGATTTCTTTGCAAGATTTATATAACAAAGTAAATTTTCAGCTTGTTGAGTCGTAA
- a CDS encoding AAA family ATPase, which produces MFKTIKIENFRSFQTFELQQLGRVNLIVGKNNSGKTTILEAIQLLCSRSNLEPLRQTMTNRSEYFFDDERSERRVGLAQELDIRHLFYGHEIEQGSNFSIIGTNGNIQEELFVTIEVRENPSKEPFSSSHEFVDDEIPDALRELDFRVKWSFGREEEFWKLPLSANGGLSVDYVRRLRRDTKNPAPKIQFVTSSSLGTVKMIELFDQIVLTPEEKLVEQALHRIDSKIQRIAPVSSQKFRSSLDSRGGFFVLLSDGNQRVPIGSMGDGIWRILGLALATVCAKDGYLFVDEIDTGLHFTAMSDMWKLIWETAKRLNVQVFATTHNSDCWKSLADIAEQEEAVEDGIRIHRIERGKNTNVVFIEPEIVIAAEENIEVR; this is translated from the coding sequence ATGTTCAAGACGATAAAAATAGAAAATTTCCGTAGTTTCCAAACTTTTGAACTTCAGCAGCTTGGTAGAGTCAACCTGATTGTTGGTAAAAACAATAGCGGCAAAACAACAATATTGGAAGCCATTCAACTTTTATGCTCACGGAGTAATCTTGAGCCGCTACGTCAAACAATGACTAACCGCAGTGAATATTTTTTTGATGATGAGCGTAGTGAGCGTAGGGTAGGGTTAGCTCAAGAGCTTGATATACGTCACCTATTTTATGGCCATGAGATTGAACAGGGAAGCAATTTTTCAATAATAGGTACTAATGGCAATATTCAAGAGGAGCTTTTTGTAACAATAGAAGTACGCGAAAATCCTTCAAAAGAGCCATTTAGCTCATCCCATGAGTTTGTAGATGATGAAATCCCAGATGCATTAAGAGAACTTGATTTCAGGGTAAAGTGGAGTTTTGGGCGAGAAGAAGAGTTCTGGAAGCTACCGCTATCAGCTAATGGCGGACTTTCTGTAGATTATGTTCGCCGATTGCGTAGAGATACTAAAAATCCAGCACCAAAAATACAATTTGTTACATCATCTTCTCTAGGAACTGTGAAGATGATTGAACTATTTGATCAGATAGTACTAACGCCTGAAGAAAAACTTGTAGAGCAGGCACTTCATAGGATAGACTCTAAAATTCAACGTATTGCTCCAGTTAGTTCTCAAAAATTCAGGTCTTCCTTAGATTCGCGGGGTGGTTTTTTTGTGCTTCTTTCTGATGGTAACCAGCGTGTACCAATTGGCAGTATGGGTGATGGTATTTGGCGTATCTTAGGACTTGCGCTAGCTACAGTTTGTGCTAAAGACGGTTACTTATTTGTTGATGAGATTGATACCGGACTCCATTTTACAGCTATGTCTGATATGTGGAAACTGATTTGGGAAACAGCTAAAAGATTAAATGTACAAGTTTTCGCAACTACTCACAATAGTGATTGTTGGAAAAGCTTAGCCGATATTGCAGAGCAGGAAGAGGCAGTTGAAGATGGTATTAGAATTCATAGAATTGAGAGAGGTAAAAACACAAATGTAGTTTTTATTGAACCTGAAATTGTCATTGCTGCTGAAGAAAATATTGAGGTGCGTTAG
- a CDS encoding type II toxin-antitoxin system HicB family antitoxin, whose protein sequence is MSDRYSMVIQWSDEDNCYLVHLPEFPWQQFHTHGKTYEEAAKHGQEVIESLIEWYQEQGKLLPEPIAFPQKPLKVV, encoded by the coding sequence ATGAGCGATCGCTACAGTATGGTTATCCAATGGTCTGATGAAGATAATTGTTATTTGGTACACTTGCCGGAATTTCCTTGGCAGCAATTCCATACTCACGGTAAAACCTATGAGGAAGCAGCCAAACACGGACAAGAAGTAATTGAATCTTTAATTGAATGGTATCAAGAGCAGGGTAAACTTCTGCCAGAACCAATTGCTTTTCCTCAAAAGCCGTTAAAAGTAGTGTAA